The following are from one region of the Aquirufa lenticrescens genome:
- the ilvC gene encoding ketol-acid reductoisomerase: MAKINFGGVVEDIVTREEFPLEKARQVLADQTIAVIGYGVQGPGQALNMKDNGLNVIVGQRKGKTYDKAVADGWVPGVTLFEIEEALEKGTIICYLLSDAAQIELWPTVKKYLTAGKSLYFSHGFGITYKEKTGIVPPADVDVFLAAPKGSGTSLRRLFVAGKGLNSSFAVYQDASGKAREKCIAMAIGVGSGYLFETDFYKEVTSDLTGERGTLMGAIQGIFAAQYDVLRANGHSPSEAFNETVEELTQSLMPLVAENGMDWMYANCSTTAQRGALDWWKPFRDATKPVFEQLYNSVKTQAEAERSITLNSQPDYRVKLDAELKEMADMEMWRAGAAVRSLRPENN, translated from the coding sequence ATGGCAAAGATTAATTTCGGTGGAGTTGTTGAAGACATCGTAACAAGAGAAGAGTTTCCATTAGAGAAAGCTAGACAAGTATTAGCAGACCAAACGATCGCCGTGATCGGATATGGAGTTCAAGGTCCAGGACAAGCGTTAAACATGAAAGACAATGGTCTAAATGTAATCGTAGGTCAACGTAAAGGTAAAACTTATGACAAAGCTGTCGCTGACGGTTGGGTTCCGGGTGTAACTTTATTTGAAATCGAAGAAGCGTTAGAAAAAGGAACGATCATTTGTTACTTACTTTCAGATGCCGCTCAAATCGAGTTATGGCCTACAGTAAAGAAATATTTAACGGCTGGAAAGTCTCTTTATTTCTCTCACGGTTTTGGTATCACCTACAAAGAAAAAACAGGAATTGTTCCTCCAGCAGATGTGGACGTATTCTTAGCTGCACCTAAAGGTTCAGGAACTTCATTACGTCGTTTATTTGTAGCCGGTAAAGGTTTGAACTCTTCGTTCGCTGTTTACCAAGATGCATCAGGAAAAGCACGTGAAAAATGTATCGCAATGGCGATTGGTGTAGGTTCAGGCTATTTATTCGAAACTGATTTCTACAAAGAAGTAACGTCTGACTTAACAGGTGAGCGTGGAACATTAATGGGAGCTATCCAAGGTATCTTCGCTGCACAATACGACGTATTACGCGCGAACGGTCACTCTCCATCAGAAGCTTTCAATGAAACTGTGGAAGAATTAACACAATCGTTAATGCCATTAGTGGCTGAGAACGGAATGGATTGGATGTATGCAAATTGCTCAACTACGGCACAACGTGGTGCATTGGATTGGTGGAAGCCATTCCGTGATGCAACTAAGCCTGTATTCGAGCAATTATACAACTCAGTGAAAACTCAAGCGGAAGCTGAGCGTTCTATTACTTTGAATTCTCAACCGGATTACCGTGTGAAATTAGATGCTGAATTGAAAGAAATGGCAGATATGGAAATGTGGAGAGCTGGTGCTGCAGTACGTAGCCTACGTCCAGAGAATAACTAG
- the ilvN gene encoding acetolactate synthase small subunit, with the protein MLTNYTISVFTTNTVGLLNRITIIFTRRRVNIESLTVSETERRGVSRFTIVIKHENREFVEKLVRQIRKVTDVLAVFGYLDDEIVFNEIGLFKIATPLGGTPVDVKTINLDWNAKIVHFGLDYVVVEKNGSEEEIQEFYAYLKKWEILEYVKSGRVAVGKTEKGLVEFLPEEGNWEIV; encoded by the coding sequence ATGTTAACGAATTACACTATTTCTGTTTTTACCACCAATACGGTCGGTTTATTAAATCGCATCACGATTATTTTCACGCGTCGTCGAGTAAATATCGAGAGTTTGACGGTTTCTGAGACAGAGCGTAGAGGCGTATCACGTTTTACGATTGTGATTAAGCACGAAAATCGAGAATTCGTTGAGAAATTAGTTCGCCAAATCCGTAAAGTAACCGACGTTCTCGCGGTGTTTGGTTACCTAGATGACGAAATCGTATTTAACGAAATCGGCTTATTTAAGATTGCCACTCCGCTAGGAGGTACTCCGGTGGATGTAAAGACGATTAATTTAGATTGGAATGCGAAGATTGTGCATTTTGGCCTTGATTATGTAGTCGTGGAAAAGAATGGCTCTGAAGAAGAAATTCAAGAGTTTTATGCCTATTTAAAGAAATGGGAAATTTTAGAGTACGTTAAGTCGGGTCGTGTTGCCGTAGGTAAAACAGAGAAAGGCTTAGTGGAGTTTTTGCCGGAAGAAGGCAATTGGGAAATTGTATAA